ctctctctcattctctcaaataaataaataaaatctttaaaaaaaataaaaaataaaagtcaggtGTCACTTTGAAGTTTTAGGGAGAAGAAACCGTAAGAGGCTCCTGTCCACCCAGTGTACAAGCCACGGGGGGCCTTGGGGTGCACAGCTCGAGAGGAGCCCTGGCTGGGAGTGGCCAACGCCGACGCCGCGGCCAGACTGGGGGGCCCCCCACCCATGCAAGGAGCCAGTCGGAGCCGGAGGAGGGGCTGCCTGCAGGAGAGCCAGGGCCCCGCTCGGCCCAGAGCCGCAGTCACCTGGCAGAAAGCCTTGTGCCATTCGAGGTCGAAACCGATGACGTGACGAACACCCCTCCGACTGATCCCTGAGCCATCTCTGAAAACACAAGAACACAAAGCAAAGGTCACAAGAGAGGCTCACGCTGCCACGAGGCGGGTACGGGCCAGACAGCTGACCGGCCAGCGGTTTCTCTGCCGGGACACGGGCCATCCTCCCAAGAAGGCGCCCAGTCCTTAATTTACGTGACACTGTCGGAAAGCGGAAAGTGGGGCCGCGGGCGGGAGGACCCCGACTCCCCAGCCTGGACGACGGCACGCACAGGGGCGCGGCCAGCGTCGGGGACTTCTAGGGCGCGCCGGCTCTGATGCGGCTCTCGGGGGCAGGCCCAGCAGCTCTCTCACCACAAAGCGCCCACTGCCCCACAAAGGCATCCCAGCAGGTAAGGGCGGCAAGAGAAGCAGAGCACAGCTGCCCCAGCAAACATCTCCTCAGCCCGCGTCAGGAGGAGGCGCAGACAACCCCCTCGGAGCCTTTTCTGGGTTACCTGCCCGCGCAGGCCACCCACCCGCCTCAGGGGAGCCGCCACGCCCTCTGAGAATTCCAGTCTCTCCCTACTTGAACCCGGAAGGTGAAATCCTAACTTAACACCTTCATCACATAAACTACACCGGCAAACCCACAAAATGCCATCGTGGCCTCCATGCTCCACGGTCCCCACAGGCACCCTGCCCGCCACCCCCGGCCCCCCCATCCCCCCGGCCTCCCCCCAGTCCGGCTGCCGAGTGCAGAGTCGGCCTCAGCAAAGGCGGGCCACACGTCCAGAGTGGGGTCTGGCCCCGCGGCCACCAAGGGAACGGGACACAACGGACCTGTCACGTAGGGTTCCAGCGCTTTCGGCACCAAACTTCTCGCCATCTTCAGGTCTTCGGCGGAGCAACTTCCAGACTCCAGCCCGCAGGCCATCCCCATGCGCTTCAGCACCTCTATGTCATCGTGGATCTCAAACGTGTTGTCAAAGTTGAACAGATACTCGAACCTGGGGGACAAAGTCATCGTCAGAAAAGGAGTCACTTACCACGTTCACTGCAGCGCAGGGCCCCGAGCGGAGACGCCCCACTCAGCCCAACCTCCCTCGGCCCCCCCCACTTCATCCGGCACCCTCCAAATCCCACCCACTCAGAAGCGGTGGCGCATCACAAAGCTCCGTGGCCCGGGCGGCCCCCGAGCGTGGGCAGTCCACCTGCGCCCCGGCCGACAGGGAACCCTGGCCGCTGTCTGTACAAGGGTCAATGGTTCTGCTAGCAACAACCTGACAGAGTCCGTCTCCCTTTTACAAGGTAAACACAAAACCAGGGTCGTGAGAAGGAAATCTGTAACTTCGTCACACCACAAGACTACTGAATAGTCAGATACTTCCACGAAGAAGTGACGGGCGTGCCGCTGACCGTGAGGGTGGCCTTCTCCACCGGCCTGAGGCTCAGCTGGGACCTCAGGGCGGGGGCCCACCTGTCACTGGACCTACTTGTCATTGGAAATGCTGCAGTCGATCACAGTCTTCTTGCTGGTGTTGACGATGATGAAGGGCAGGTGGATGACGGAGTTGGGAGGAGGCGGCCGGCTGGCCTGCTGCTCCGCCTGGCGGTTCCTCTGCACCAGATTCTTGAAGGCAATTTGCTATAAAAGATGAGCCACCAGCACGTGCTCACACCAGCTGCCACCAAACTAAAGCCTTGTCCGTGGGTGTTGCGGACGACCCACCCAGCTCCCCAGGGCAGCAACAGGGGTTGAGCCCCTTGAGAGGTCAGAGCAGCTGGGGGATGCCGGGCCAGGCAGAGCACGCGCACCCTGAAAACCAAACACCCCGAGGGGAACGGAGGCAGGTGCTCACGCCGCTAAGACAGAAACCTCTCCCAGGAGGGTTACAAGAAATGCATCAATGCTGAAGCTACACCCCTCCTGTCCCTTCCGTGTCCCGAGAAGGCAGACGTTCGGCTGAGCACCCGGAGCCTCCCAGAGCAGCAACAGAAGCAAACCCGCGGGCACGGGGCTCTCTGGTGACACACACCTTCACGCTAACTCCCCTGCAGTTAAAGCCAGAAAGCACCCCTCCCGCCACAGTGCCCCTCGAGGGGACCTGGGGCTCACAGCTTAGCAGGAGAGGCGGTGACTGGATCTTTTCTGTGACTGGATCCCTGCTGTGGATGCCGCAGGGAacggagaggaagaaagagggaccGCTGCCCGGCAGACGTGTGCCTGCTCTTCTGCGTCCCTCGGCCCCGAGGCCACTTCCCACCCGCTGAAGCACTCTCTCCCTGCTCTGGATGCCTCTGCTCGGGCAGAGGAACGACCCCGGTGCCCCCATGCCCAGCGCACCCAGCGGGGCAAGATGCACACCCTCAGCTGTGGTCTGCGGGTGCTGGGCCAGCACGTGTCCCAAGCCCCTCGCTGACCCCTCCTGGCCCTTCCCCGTGTTCGAGTATCTCCCAACATCAGCCACTAGGCCTGTCCTCAGCTCCCGCTACACGTCCCCGCAGGGTCCCAGGGCTCCCCCATGCTCCTCCATGCTCCCTCCACTGGCACCTCAATAAATCGCTGCTGAGCCATGCTCCCTTCCTTGGCCAACCACCACTTCCATAGCCGCTGCCCCCACACCCCAGGCCCCCACCAGACAGCACCACACGGCCTCGGTCCAGGGACTGGCCACCCCCTACAGCAGGCCCCTGGTACACATCTGTATTTCTGCCTCCAACCCTGAATGGGCATCTCCAGGACCCTGCAGGATGAGGGCCACACCTGGGGACATCTCTGCAGACGCAAGGGATGGCGACACATGTCCACCATCCCACATGCTGACCTCTGACCCACAGTCGCCATTTCACACCCCTGGTCTGGGGTCTGGTGCTCAGAATGTACTTCATACCCGTCCCAAGGAAGCTTCACGTGCTGCCTTCCAAGGGGCATCCCTCCCGCCATGTGGACTTTGTGACAAGCAGCACACACGCAGCACGTTGTCTTACACATACACGCACTCTCTCTGGGAGGAAGGCCCGTGTCTGTAAGAGCTCATGTCGACAACACCTGAGCAGAAGCTCAGCGGGTGCTTGTGAAATGTCCATTCAAACTCTCAAAGGAGAGATTCTCCACGGCGGACACACGCCAAGGCCGCAGATAGTACTGAATCCTGCTTATCTGCATTTCCTCCTAGACCTGCGCTCTAGGACAGAGCTTGTAACCAAGGAGCGGTAAGAGATGGAAGTAAGAGCAGAGTGGTTAGGACAACGCCCGGAGAAAAGCCACATGGACGCCCCTCCCGCCCTCCGTCCGCACAGGAAGAGGCGCAGGCGCGGGACGTGCTCTGGGCCTTCCGATGTGTCCAGGAAGCAGATCAAGGGGCACAGGGGACGCCgcagtgggagggagccagaCTGGCAGAGAGCAGCGCCCTTACCTGCAGGATGAGCTCCTGAAGCTGAGACTGTTTCTGCTTGATCCTTTCcagcctcctctgcctctccaccttcAAAATAAAGACAGTGGCGTTACGACGCATCCAGCAGCGCCCCCTAGGGACATGCTCTCGGAACCCGTTTGCCGAAATCTAAGGGCGGGCAAACAGACGGCCTAGAGCCGACCGGGCACGTGGGACagaacggggcggggggggggggggggggccggtcTCTTCAATCTCAAAACTGCACACTCTTCCCCATCTTCTCTCGTCTTCTGGACACAGCAGCTGTAAGACTCAAACCCCACCACCAGGGAATTCCCTAAGCTGGGGTTCGCTGCAGGCTGGACGGGCAGCACACCAATGTTTGGTGGGCAAGCGTGGGGCCCGGGGAAGCAGCTGACCCCCAGTCCaggccaggcacccccaggacaCACAACAGAAACGTCTGCTCCAAACACCTGCTCTGGGGCAAACTCACAGGGGCGCAACGGGAAATAGAAGGTGAGCCGTGTACCTCTAAATTCTGACATTCCTGAGCCGAGTTGGTGGGCAGACCAATCCACTTGATCTCCTTCTTCTCCTTAGAGATGATGTTCATAGCCATCAACACGTTTAAGGCATCATAGACTCGCCGTCTTATGTTCTTCTGGTCGTAAGCCTGGTGGCAGACAAAGCGTGAGTTTTCCAAACCGTCCAGAACAGCTCACAGACCCAGAACACATTCAGGAAAAGGCAGTGCCAACCTGCTCATGCCCCGTGAACCCCCCAGCAGCAACTAGGTCACGCCCAGCACATCCCCACTGAGCCCCGAGGAAGAGGGAGTTTCTCCAGGGAGCTGGCCTGATAGGAGCCAGAGTCTGCGCATCCCACATCCCAGCATCTGGGGAGGGTAAGGCGTCGCGCCGCAAACAGGTCCGGGAAATTCTTTTGCATTGTCCTCCGAACTGTGTGTGTCTCCAGTTGTTTCAGAGAAACCCAGAGGGAGCCATACGACACTGGGGCGTGTCCCTGTCACGCGGGACATACTCACGGACTCGTTTGGTAGGATGTGGTTATCGGCAGCACTGAACTCTGCGACCAGCTCATCGGCCACCTCGTTGTAGGACGTGGTCCCCTTCCTCTGCACCTTCTCGCAGACCTTCATGGAGAAGTGCCTCAGGCCCTTCCCGttcttctcccctttcctgtGGCGCTTCCTTCGAAAATACAAAGGCACAGCATCGCCCTCAGCACCCTCCGCGCCAGCCCCAGGGCGACACACGTTCACCCACAGGCTAGCAAGCTGGGCTCGGGCCAACACCCCGGGCACAGCTCCAGGGACCCAGCGCGTGCGCACAGCCCACTGGGCACAGGGCGCACTGGACGCAGCCATGGGGCCAAGGCTCCCTTGCTTCCTTTAGGGGCCAGAAAACAAACTTTTAAGTGGCCAGGCCTCACATCTGCATCAGCTCCCGGGAACACGGGGCAGACACCCGAAAGGGCAGGAGCCGGTGCGTATCTACCACATCCTGATACACCAACACCGCTTCTTAAAAAGATGTCCACAGACGTGGGAATTACGGAACTTTTACTGCAAATTTAAGAACTTTGAGGGAAAATCTGAGCAGACTACGAGCCGAGGCAGCGTGGGGACCACGTCAGCCATGTGGCGGCGGCGCCCGACACTGAAGACCGCAGTGCGCTTCAGATCGTGGGAAACCCTGCGTCTCAACTTGTTAAGTCACCACGCCAAGGAAAGGGTGGCTCTGAGTTTCTCACTGGATGATTCGGGGAATCATGATTTTTGCTTTAGAACCAATACAGACAATAATGCCaaaaagctttgtttttgtttttaaggaaagtCACAAAGCTGACCTCTGAGTAAAACGGTTTTCTCACACGGTCAAGGTGACAGTGGGGGGCCTCCCGCGGGGTCACCGTGGGGCAGCAGAGTTACAGAGCTGCAGTGGGTGAAGTGCCGGCAGCCGGCACGTGGGCGCAGTGTTCCCTAGACGCTACTTTCCAGTGCAGACAATGGGAAAAGCGCCAAAGTCACCACAGCGCTGCCAAGccagcttcctcctcctcttcggCCACAAGCTGCCCACCCCTTACGGTGCCGCCACCCCCGAACCGCAGGGCGCAGCCCCCCTGCAGCCAGACTTCTCCTTTACGAGGAAAAGTGCACCTTGACTACGTCTATTCCGGGCACGACGGCCGGGCACGTGGCACAGAGAGCTGGGGGTTACAATTCTAGGCAATGTGCTCACCCGGCAGACCAAGGTGAGGGGTCTGAAGGCTGGTTCTGTGAGACAAAGTGAGTGTTAGGGGTGTGTGGGCTTCCTACCACGATAGTGTTGGGCGCTGCAGGTCTCTGAGGCGTACCAATTACCTACAGTCAAAAGAGACAATTCAGAACACAATCAGCAATCTCCCGCATACGACCCTGCCATTTTACCATTTCCCATTCTCTAGAGGTACTGCCGAGTTCCATAAACTACGAAGATTAGAGAACACGGTCGCGTGAGCACCAACAGCTGACACTGCTGAGCTAGAGACGCCATCAGTCGGCACTTCTGTTCTGAACGAGTCGTGTCCCTCACCGACTTCAGGTGTCTCCCCCGGTTCAACAAAAGCAGCAGGAACCATCCCACCCCAGCAAGCCCTAGCCCGACGGAACAGTGAGCCCCGCGGAGGTCGCCGGGGGAGGCTGCCCTGGGGAGGTCGTGGTTAGTGGAGGGGCCTGCAAAGCGAGCCTCAGGGCACCGTTCCCGCCGTTCCTCTGGCCCTAGTttactttcccttccttttagTGACGCGGATGAGGATGAAACCCTCTCTTCCAGGGGGTGCTAAAGTAAGGCCAAAACACAAGGATCACACACCAGCCCACCCGCATGTGGGAGTCTCATCCCAAGAACTGCTTTGCGGGGGACCCTGCACCCCAAACAGTGCAGCATGAGGGGGCGGGGGGCAATCAGCACTGGGAGCAACAGACACACACCCCAGGGCGAGGGCAGCTCTGGGGACGGCAGTGTGACCCGCCCCGCACGTGGCTAAGTCTGAGCACCCCACACCACCTCTTCCCCGAAGGAAGGGAAAGCCCGGTTTGTCTTCAACAAGGACTTAGAATGTGGTCCCATTGATTAATATGCAAATATTCACACGGGGGACACACAGACGCTGCTGTGTAGTCAAGTCAGATCCCAGTTTTCTAGGATCCTGTACGTGACTCCACACATACCAAAGAGCTGATCCAGGAAAACAGTTCAGAAACATGACTTCTCAGGTTCTGCACAGCCTAGCACCCCCGTGTGTCACCGTCAGGCACCAGGCGCTGGGGCAGCccttggcgggggcggggcgcagcCTCGGGGACTGGCCGTGCCCGCCGGGCGGGCCCCTTCTTAGCAGGAGGCGTGTGCTGCCTGCTGGGGCCGGGGGACAGCTGACCGGGCTGACCTAGGTCAGGTCACCGGTCAGGGCTAACGACCCACAggccacagaaagaaaaaacactctcaatttcattcttttaattcacatttccaaTGATCAAAATTTCATCACAGTGCTTTCCAAATTGTGGATCACCTTCATTCAAAAGCCATGAAATCAAACAGCaagctttctgaaaaaaaaagaggacagaaaagagaacaagTCCCCAGAGAGGAGACGCGCCTCCCGAACCTTGTTTCTGTTAAATGAGTGTTTTCGGGGCCCGGGCTCACTGTTGGAGAACTGTAGCCGAGGCTCGAGGCCAACAGTTTGGGACACATGGAGGCCTGTGAGCCAGGCACTTACTGAACATGTTTTACATGGACTGGGTCGGAGAGTGGATTTAGGACACCAGCACCCACGCAGATGGGCAGGAGAGTCACCGGAGGGCTGCCTGACATGTGGTCTGGGCGCCCACAGCCAACACCCTCGCTCTTGTCCTCTCCTTAAGCTGGACCTCTTAGTGCAACTGGTCCAAAATGAGAACGAAAGTCAGAGGACcaggcatacagcaggtgctcaatagcTGCTCACTGGATGACAGGGAGctgttctctctctgctcctcccccatcttAACCGCTCTCCTGGAAACCGTGCCCGTGGGCACCGACTCGGGCAGGACCGGGGCCTGAGCCCCTCGAGAGCCAAGCCACGCTCACATCCCAGGAAGACAAGGCTCTCAGGTCACAATGCGCCAGTCCTTCTGTCCTCAACCCTCTGGCAGACAAAGTTGGGAGACCCCCGTGACGTATAAGCTGTAGCCCACGGTGCTGGGGTTTGCGGAGGATGAGTTACCTTCACTAGCTGCCCCGAAACAACCAGATTCAGACCAGGGCCACAACTTTCAGGCTGATAAAGTTTAAGGCACCGACAGACAAATCTTCATGTTAATGTTCCTCCCTActatttataatcataaaaacagaactactcctATAATTAAGGAGGTATTCCCAAGCTAAATCTGCTGTGATACATAGTAACTAAAAATAATGAGTTACAGAATAAAACACAAAGTGGAATATTTAACTTATGTCAAAAAGACATTTACTAAAAAGCTGTGATGAGCCAAATATGGTGCAGGACTTGGACACAGCGTTGCTTTGAAAAAATCACAGCAACTCTGCTAGGAAAAGCAGTCATATCCCCTGATGGGGGTGAAGTGACGGGCACATGCACAGTTGCCCAGGGTGCTCACCCAGGAGTGGGAGCTCAGGTCTGCCCAGAGCAGTTGGGCAGTCAACATCCTTCTGTCAGCACTACGCATGGCCCAGGAGGAGGGGCGGCTTCAATCGGACCAGATTCCGTCAGAAAGGGCCCCCTGAACCCACAGGGGATCAGTAAGCAGGGGCACCCAGCACGGACCCAGGAGCACAGACccacctctgcctgctgctaGTGGGTGGGCCAGAGCAGGGACCTGACGGCCTGCAGAGCCCTAAGCCCACTGTGAGTCCTGCAAGGACCCCGCCCTCATTTCCCAGGCGAGGAACGCTCACGCTGAGGAGGGTTGAGGCCGGGCACTGCCACCCCCACAACTCCACGCCCCACACTCTGGGGCAGACACGGGGTGAGCGGGACACacgtagcaggaggggaaggtgcCTGGCCTGAGCCCGCAGGCCGGGGGAGTGCACCCTCGTCCCAGCACTGCAAGCAGCACAAGCATCCGAGAGGGCACTGCAGAAGGCAGACCTCACACCCCGGCCTCCGCACCAGAGCCACAGGCCACCGTCCAGAATCGGCAAGCCCACCTGCCAGGGCCCCTTACCACTTGCTGTGCAATGTTGACATTGGACTGTCCGAATGTTTTTGGCAAGAGCTGCTTCCCCAGCGTGTTCACTGTGGAGGGGTGGACAGCTACCAAGGACACCACGCCTGCAACGCAAGGAGGGAACAGGTTAGTTCTGTTCTGGATTAAGGCTAAACGGGACAGCTTCAGGACGATGATGCTTCTAAGCAGAGATCCTTACTTTACCCACCTTAGGTCTACGGGTCAGCTGCAAATACTTCTAAGTTCAACTCTCATCTTCAGGCATCTGCGTGGGACATGACCACCTGCTCTCCCACCGAACCAGCCCCTCCTGGGTGCTTCTGTGTCCAGGAGGCAGGGGCTCAGGTGCCCCAGGCACATCACCGACCTGCCCTGAACCCCTGTGGGGCTGCCTGCCCACCTACAGAATATTCTGGTGGGACTACAGGGTCTGGGGAGAGCAGCTCTTGAAAGCCTACAATTCTGTGACAATTAGAGTCTTTTAAATGCTCcagcatttctctctctgtttgcAAAACTAGTTTAGAAATCTAACACTcttgtggctcagtcagctgagcatctgactcttggtttcagctcaggtctcagggtcgtgggactgagtcccacatcaggctctgaactcagtgtggagtcggcttgaggttctctctctccctctgcctctcccagctccacccccacgtgttcatgctcatgctctctccaaaaaaagaaaaaaagaattctaaagaaaTCTAACATTCTTCTTCCTTGAGAAGTAGAATCACATCTCTGTTTCTAGGAAGAGAAATGCCTGGGGAGGAAGCTGCCCCCTCTTTGAACACACAGACGGACACACGAGGAACAGAAATACTCATTCCTTCAAGTGTTTGCTAAGAGTTCTGTATGCCTGGCTCTGTCTTTGGCGTTAGGAATATAACAGcgaataaaaatggtaaaacattttactttacataataaataataaaatcaaatgaagtaggaatgataaaaattcaaaatacagaaacaaagcCCTTGCCCTGACAGCCCCAAAAGccagagaaaaaacaaagggagTGTGAAGAGAGGTGCCCAGAGACCCGGGAGAGCGAGCAGCATGCACACCGTCGGAGCCTTACTGAGAAGGGCCTGAGCGCCCTGGGGAGGAAGCAGACCGACTCCTGGTCTCCCGGTCACTGCCGCATGGGGAGCGGAGAAACCCTGCTCAGGTTATCATGCCTTACATCCCCTGGCTCCTGGAGCAGACCAGTCTCCTGCGGCCACCCAGGGTGAGCACGGGACCCTGCGGCGGGCATGGGGATGAGGGCCTCGAGCCCCGTGGACAAGGATGACGTGTGCTCCGCTTCACAGGCTCTGCCTCGTGACGGCCTCCGAATACGCAAACCCTGTCGTCCTCTGGCCTGAAGGCTCCTTTCTGAGCCCTTCACAGTCCACGCATTTCAAAGAACAGACTTCAAAATTCAGTCAACAGTGACTCTTACTGCTGTACCAACACTGAATAACGTCTTAACAGTGCGGGTCGACCAAACCAACTAGCTAAACATTCGCATTTTTACCAACCAACACcgacagatatttattttctgtaaatatctgctctgagttttttattttcctctaaacaTAGAGATCTGTATCTTAGCAAAAGCAAATTTTTAACAATTGTTTTAGATATGTAAAAGACgttttaaaagataacaaaattaTCCTATCTTgcacagagatttatttttttttttaaagattttatttgccagagagagagacagcgagagagggaacacaagcaggcggagtgggagagggagaagcaggcttcccgccgagcagggagcccgatgtggggctagatcccaggaccctgggatcatgacctgagctgaaggcagacgcctaacgactgagccacccaggtgccccttgcacagaaatttaaaacatcacTTTTCAGATTCATGTACAGGTTAGTAATTAGGTTTCCAGGAATACTGAACTGATTgactaaaaaacataaaattattttttttaatttgcaaatgatGCCCTGTCAACACCAGTGATCCAAGCGGTTCTTATGATGTTGTGTCTTAAAGCTTATTTTACATGTCAAATAAATGATGTTAGAACACGGGCCAACGGGTTGGGCGCTCGTCTCTGGGGCTAACCTGCAGGTCCGCCACAAGGCCATCCACCAAAAGGACAACACAAACCACCCAAAACCCCAGGAACGTCCTTCTTAAAATTAACATGCTTAGAGCACCCCCGCTCCCCGGCTGGGGGAACGAGGAGGAGAGCAGTTCGAGCAATGGCAGGGCTGAGAGGCAGAAGTGGATGGGGGCCGGGACCCCTTTCCTGGATGACACCACCTGTCCTTCCCACCAGGGTCTCATCCTTGTTCCACTAAGTGAGAAACTCTTCAATACAAAGAATTACTCTGCAGACAATCTTGCTCCAGTACAAGCTAGGACTGACTACGACCGTTCTATCCTACTTGCTGAAGAGGCTTGAGGAGCAGAGCTAACCTCGCCGTCCACAGACCCACCCCATCCCCGCCCACAGCCATCAGGGCTTGAGGGATGCACTCCATCCGTGTTTCATACTTTCCCACGCACATCCATGAACCCGAGAAAATACAAGTATTACTGGTGTGGGCCTTTGAAATCTAGAAAATAACAGTCTGCAGCTTTgcttacactgttgttgggaccCATCCACAGAAAGCTCTAGCTGATGCCTTTACCGCCGGTAACAGGTCAGCTGCGTGAATGCATGGAAGCTCCTACTACAAGGCGGCGGCTAACGCGGGACGGGCCTCCTCCTGCTGAGTCTCCGGGGGTGCAGGGAGTCCAGGCAGCCTCCAGCTGAGTCCAGGTGACCATCTGTGTTTGGGCCAGGGCCATTCCGCACATGCGCGAGCAGACACATGCGTGCTCATGCACAGGCGCGCGCCCCggcacacgcacacatgcgcacacgcacacaagGACACGTGCATGGGCGCGTGCCCCGGCagacacgcacacgcacacatgcgcacacggACACGTGCATGGGCACGCGCCCcaacacatgcacacgcacacatgcacacgcacacatgcacacacggacACGTGCATGGGCGCGCGCCCTGGCagacacgcacacgcacacatgcacacatggacACGTGCATGGGCACGCGCCCcggcacacgcacacatgcacacgtgcatggGCACGCGCCCcggcacacacacacgcacaaacgTGCATGGGCACGCGCCCCggcagacacgcacacacacacatgcacacacggacACGTCCATGGGCACGCGCACCGGCagacacgcacatgcacacatgcatgcgcacacatgcacacacggacACGTGCATGGGCGCGCGCCCCGGCagacacgcacacgcacacacacgtgggCATGCGCCCCAGTAGACATGCACATACGCA
Above is a window of Neomonachus schauinslandi chromosome 3, ASM220157v2, whole genome shotgun sequence DNA encoding:
- the TFDP1 gene encoding transcription factor Dp-1; translated protein: MAKDAGLIEANGELKVFIDQNLSPGKGVVSLVAVHPSTVNTLGKQLLPKTFGQSNVNIAQQVVIGTPQRPAAPNTIVVGSPHTPNTHFVSQNQPSDPSPWSAGKRHRKGEKNGKGLRHFSMKVCEKVQRKGTTSYNEVADELVAEFSAADNHILPNESAYDQKNIRRRVYDALNVLMAMNIISKEKKEIKWIGLPTNSAQECQNLEVERQRRLERIKQKQSQLQELILQQIAFKNLVQRNRQAEQQASRPPPPNSVIHLPFIIVNTSKKTVIDCSISNDKFEYLFNFDNTFEIHDDIEVLKRMGMACGLESGSCSAEDLKMARSLVPKALEPYVTEMAQGSVGGVFVTSSVSTSNGTRLSASDLTNGADGMLATSSSGSQYSGSRVETPVSYVGEDEEEDDDFNENEEED